A genomic window from Gossypium hirsutum isolate 1008001.06 chromosome D10, Gossypium_hirsutum_v2.1, whole genome shotgun sequence includes:
- the LOC107915089 gene encoding major pollen allergen Bet v 1-A, protein MGVFSYDHETTSPVAPARLFKAFTVEAPKVWPAAAPNAVKSIEVEANPSSGSIVKINFVEGFPFQYMKHQIGRHDENNFSYSYSLIEGGPLGDKLEKISYENKFEAAAGGGSICKSSMKFYTVGDNVITEDEIKARIKGSETVYKPLEAYLLANPEACN, encoded by the exons ATGGGTGTTTTCAGTTATGACCATGAAACTACCTCCCCAGTCGCCCCAGCTAGGCTTTTCAAGGCTTTTACTGTTGAAGCCCCAAAGGTTTGGCCCGCGGCTGCTCCTAATGCAGTCAAGAGTATTGAGGTTGAAGCTAATCCTAGTTCCGGAAGTATCGTAAAAATCAACTTTGTTGAAG GCTTTCCATTCCAATATATGAAGCACCAGATTGGAAGACATgatgaaaataatttttcataCAGTTACAGTTTAATTGAAGGTGGGCCTTTGGGGGATAAGCTTGAAAAGATTAGCTATGAGAACAAGTTTGAGGCAGCTGCAGGTGGAGGAAGTATTTGCAAGAGCTCAATGAAATTCTACACTGTTGGAGATAATGTTATAACGGAAGATGAAATCAAGGCTCGAATTAAAGGGAGTGAGACAGTTTACAAGCCCCTTGAAGCTTACCTCTTGGCTAATCCCGAAGCCTGCAACTAG